A portion of the Flavobacterium limnophilum genome contains these proteins:
- a CDS encoding glycoside hydrolase family 27 protein: protein MKKLLLSLLLTGTTILGFSQGNTRKQELGKYKGLAMTPPMGWNSWNTFATNIDEKLVKETADIMVSSGMAAAGYNYIVLDDGWMTKERDENGDLIPDPVKFPSGMKAIIDYVHSKGLKFGLYNCAGTHTCAGYPGTRGYEYQDARFYAKLGIDFLKYDWCNTAGITAKEAYNTMSNALKVAGRPIVFSLCEWGDNQPWEWGEPVGNLWRISGDIYPCFDCEFKHPENWSSWGFMKIVEMRKDIRKYSGPDHWNDFDMMEVGNEMTTIEDRSHFAMWCMMASPLIAGNDFRKMKPETLAILTNKNLIAVNQDKLGIQGFKLTVEDGVEVWVKPLSDGAWAITFLNRTDAPKKINFDWKKNPIKDADFGYDADFNKTIFKIKDLWKNKEAGTTKKNFTADIVAHDVITLKLTL, encoded by the coding sequence ATGAAAAAATTACTCCTCAGTTTACTTTTAACCGGAACAACAATTCTGGGCTTTTCGCAAGGCAACACCCGAAAACAAGAATTAGGAAAATACAAAGGCCTGGCAATGACTCCGCCAATGGGTTGGAATTCTTGGAATACTTTTGCCACCAATATCGACGAAAAATTAGTCAAAGAAACCGCCGATATTATGGTCTCGTCTGGAATGGCAGCGGCGGGTTACAATTATATTGTGCTCGATGACGGCTGGATGACCAAAGAACGAGACGAAAATGGTGATTTAATTCCCGATCCCGTAAAATTTCCAAGCGGAATGAAAGCCATAATCGATTATGTGCATTCCAAAGGACTGAAATTCGGCTTGTACAATTGCGCCGGAACGCATACTTGTGCGGGTTATCCTGGAACTCGTGGTTACGAATACCAAGATGCTCGTTTTTATGCCAAGTTAGGAATCGATTTCTTGAAGTACGATTGGTGCAACACTGCAGGAATCACCGCCAAAGAAGCCTATAATACAATGAGTAATGCGTTGAAAGTGGCTGGAAGACCCATCGTTTTCAGCCTTTGCGAATGGGGCGACAATCAACCGTGGGAATGGGGTGAACCCGTTGGAAATCTTTGGAGAATTTCGGGCGATATTTATCCTTGTTTTGATTGCGAATTCAAGCATCCTGAAAATTGGTCGTCCTGGGGATTTATGAAAATTGTCGAAATGCGAAAAGACATCCGTAAATATTCGGGACCAGACCATTGGAACGATTTCGACATGATGGAAGTGGGCAACGAAATGACAACCATCGAAGATCGATCTCATTTTGCTATGTGGTGTATGATGGCATCACCTTTAATCGCTGGAAATGACTTCCGAAAAATGAAACCTGAAACCTTGGCTATTTTGACCAACAAAAATTTAATTGCCGTAAACCAAGACAAATTAGGTATTCAAGGATTCAAATTAACGGTAGAAGACGGAGTGGAAGTTTGGGTAAAACCTTTGTCGGATGGTGCTTGGGCAATCACTTTTTTGAACAGAACCGACGCTCCCAAGAAAATCAATTTCGATTGGAAGAAAAACCCAATCAAGGATGCCGATTTTGGTTACGATGCCGATTTTAACAAAACCATCTTCAAAATCAAAGACCTTTGGAAAAACAAGGAAGCAGGAACCACCAAAAAGAATTTCACTGCCGATATTGTCGCTCACGACGTGATTACGTTGAAATTAACTCTTTAA
- a CDS encoding glycoside hydrolase family 5 protein encodes MNFKSKIIVLLLVLISSVTSAQFVKKHGQLSVKGTQLVDKNQNPIVLRGVSLGWHSIWPRFYNQKTVAWLKKDFNCTIVRAAMGIEIGEHPYVKEPQFSEDKIESVIKGAIKSDIYVIIDWHSHNINLKEATAYFDKISKKYGKYPNVIYEVFNEPDYETWPEVKAYSEAIIKVIRANDPDNIILVGSPKWDQDVHLPAADPIKGYDNLMYTMHFYAATHEKWLRDRTDEAMKSGLPIFVSESAGMEASGDGPMNYKAWQEYIDWMEAKKISWITWSISDKDETCSMLKKSANSEGKWKDEDLKESGLKTRELVRKYNAEMK; translated from the coding sequence ATGAACTTCAAATCTAAAATTATAGTGCTTTTGCTTGTGTTGATTTCTAGTGTGACAAGCGCACAATTCGTGAAAAAACACGGCCAACTTAGTGTCAAAGGAACGCAGTTGGTTGATAAAAACCAAAACCCAATTGTATTGAGAGGAGTGAGTTTGGGTTGGCATAGCATTTGGCCCAGATTCTACAATCAAAAAACGGTGGCTTGGCTCAAAAAAGATTTCAATTGCACGATTGTTCGTGCTGCGATGGGCATCGAAATTGGAGAACATCCTTATGTAAAGGAACCTCAATTTTCCGAAGATAAGATAGAATCCGTAATCAAGGGAGCCATCAAATCCGATATTTATGTCATCATCGATTGGCACAGCCACAACATCAATTTGAAAGAAGCCACAGCCTATTTTGATAAAATTTCGAAGAAATATGGCAAATATCCAAACGTGATTTACGAGGTTTTCAATGAACCCGATTATGAAACTTGGCCAGAGGTAAAAGCCTATTCCGAAGCTATAATAAAAGTAATTCGTGCCAATGATCCTGACAATATAATTTTGGTGGGAAGTCCAAAATGGGATCAAGATGTGCATCTTCCCGCTGCTGATCCCATCAAGGGCTATGATAATTTGATGTACACGATGCATTTTTATGCCGCCACTCACGAAAAATGGTTGCGAGATCGAACAGATGAAGCGATGAAAAGTGGCTTGCCTATTTTTGTTTCCGAATCGGCAGGAATGGAAGCTTCTGGCGATGGACCAATGAATTACAAAGCTTGGCAAGAATACATCGATTGGATGGAGGCCAAAAAAATTAGCTGGATCACTTGGTCCATTTCCGATAAAGACGAAACCTGTTCGATGCTGAAAAAATCCGCAAATTCCGAAGGCAAATGGAAAGACGAAGACCTTAAAGAATCAGGTTTGAAAACTCGGGAATTAGTAAGGAAGTATAATGCCGAAATGAAGTAA
- a CDS encoding fasciclin domain-containing protein has protein sequence MKNIYNKLKHIAVCAILVVTVSSCDNSIEDIGGAQQNYNTAYGLLMANSNLTTFVKAIQLAGLESTLNTAEDFTYFVPNDTTLNTYLVANGYVNELGYPDITKVPVEDLKQLVLSHVVKGVKKRVAKLEGVEADYLETGEYATMANAINADLYLLGINVTNGVLKVNGSDKDAPGLDYYGTNGFVNVLSNVIVLTPPAPVITSLSQVLASPGDVITITGQNFVKVKKVKFGSTAATFTVVSKTQIKATVPADFNSFGLIVVETEFGVSAPSSIGVKYLLYEDALKGWGWGWGGDITWQSNEKVSRGTYSIKKVAEAWSGLFMHSDLLLNTADYQFVKMSIFPNQSTKIMVTINSDTGDSSKGTTVTLIPGQWNNISIPISDLHPELIPGGNFDSVFVQEFSGITITPASILYIDDIGFL, from the coding sequence ATGAAAAATATATATAATAAATTAAAACATATTGCTGTTTGCGCCATTTTGGTCGTTACGGTTTCTTCTTGTGATAATAGCATTGAAGATATTGGAGGAGCCCAGCAAAATTACAACACGGCATACGGATTGCTTATGGCAAACAGTAATTTAACTACGTTTGTCAAAGCAATACAATTAGCCGGTTTAGAATCGACTTTAAATACTGCCGAAGATTTTACGTATTTTGTTCCTAACGATACTACTTTAAATACTTATTTGGTTGCTAACGGTTATGTAAATGAGTTGGGGTATCCAGATATTACAAAGGTTCCTGTCGAAGATTTAAAACAACTTGTTCTAAGTCATGTTGTTAAAGGTGTCAAAAAAAGGGTCGCTAAACTTGAAGGTGTAGAAGCTGATTATCTGGAAACAGGGGAATATGCCACGATGGCCAATGCAATAAATGCGGACTTATATTTATTGGGCATCAATGTAACCAATGGTGTTTTAAAGGTAAATGGATCTGATAAAGATGCACCGGGATTAGATTATTACGGCACAAATGGTTTTGTAAATGTTCTTAGCAATGTAATTGTGTTAACTCCACCAGCTCCGGTAATTACAAGTTTGTCACAAGTGTTGGCTTCTCCTGGAGATGTTATTACAATTACTGGACAAAATTTTGTAAAAGTTAAAAAGGTTAAGTTTGGATCTACCGCAGCTACATTTACGGTAGTGTCTAAAACACAAATAAAAGCAACTGTACCGGCTGATTTTAACTCCTTTGGTCTTATTGTTGTAGAGACTGAATTCGGTGTATCTGCTCCAAGTAGCATAGGTGTCAAGTATTTACTATACGAAGATGCACTCAAAGGCTGGGGCTGGGGCTGGGGAGGTGATATCACTTGGCAAAGCAACGAAAAAGTTAGCAGGGGAACCTATTCAATCAAAAAAGTTGCAGAAGCTTGGAGTGGACTTTTCATGCACTCTGATTTGCTCCTAAATACCGCAGATTATCAATTTGTTAAAATGTCTATATTTCCAAACCAAAGCACCAAGATTATGGTTACCATAAACAGTGATACAGGTGACTCCAGCAAAGGTACGACAGTTACATTGATACCGGGTCAATGGAACAATATTTCAATCCCTATTTCAGATTTGCATCCTGAGCTTATACCGGGAGGAAATTTTGATAGTGTCTTTGTTCAAGAATTTTCTGGAATTACAATTACTCCAGCCAGTATTCTCTATATAGATGATATTGGATTTTTATAA
- the galA gene encoding beta-galactosidase GalA: MKNSNKVHFLLFIFCSFSFSSFSQSTSNSKNREHISIDKNWQFAFGHPFDTAKDFNNGTGYFSYLAKTTYGDGAAAADFDDRSWRKLDLPHDWAVEQGFSEKASYSHGFKNIGRQFPEASIGWYRKKISIPKEDLGRRIHIAFDGVFRNATVWFNGHYLGIHPSGYLGFEYDVTDYINYGGENTIAVRVDAMMEEGWFYEGAGIYRHVWLNKTNSLHVPADGTFVSTTKLNNNTSELASKVSVINEGAKTQSFKIVQTVYDNSGKSIATATIDNLNLRPMETKEFETELSVANPNLWSVDNPYLHKMVTNIYVGTELMDTQTTNFGIRTVRFDANKGFLLNGKHLKIKGTNNHQDHAGVGAAMPDGLQDFRIATLKSFGSNAYRCSHNPPTPELLDACDRLGIVVIDETRLMGITSTQLSELKRMMLRDRNHPSIISWSIANEEWGIEGDIKGARMTRTIQDYAKTIDTTRGITAGISGNWDNGIATAVDVVGYNYIKHGGKETTDKHHREFPNLASWGTEEGSTFATRGIYFEDNEKQFKPAYDLPQSPNAHSIEQGWKHYDSRDYLAGMYIWTGFDYRGEPSPYVWPATGSYFGMLDQCGFYKDDAWYLKSWWGSEPVLHLLPHWNWKGKEGKPIDVWAYSNCDEVELFLNKKSLGKKAMEKNGHLEWKVNYQPGTLEAIGYKNGKKFLTETVKTTSDAVALGLQSNVKTIQANATDIAMITVDTKDKSGLFVPTSENEVVFTISGSGKIIGVGNGKPTSVEPDQFLEQNTVINISNLKEKIVNSISETAETADNLDISNWDNAFKDPRDTIFGKKAKTVVYRTTFDLPENFKDTQINFFYNSIGQSQSIYINGKQIANAIPENKKGDTFVLDKTNLRAGKNTIVIVAEPLIYKYKWGTVNINPGTIQVITPAPTWKRTLFSGLAQVILQSTGEAGEITLTASSNGLKKAEIKINAVK, encoded by the coding sequence ATGAAAAATTCCAATAAAGTACATTTTCTACTATTTATATTCTGTAGTTTTAGTTTTTCCAGTTTCTCCCAATCGACTTCAAATAGTAAAAATCGGGAACACATTTCCATCGATAAAAATTGGCAATTCGCCTTTGGTCATCCTTTTGATACGGCCAAAGATTTCAATAACGGAACAGGTTATTTTTCCTATTTGGCCAAAACTACTTATGGCGACGGAGCTGCCGCCGCAGATTTTGACGATCGCTCTTGGCGAAAACTCGATTTGCCGCACGATTGGGCAGTCGAGCAAGGATTCAGCGAAAAAGCCAGTTACAGCCACGGATTCAAAAACATTGGAAGGCAATTTCCAGAAGCCAGCATTGGTTGGTACCGAAAAAAAATAAGTATTCCAAAAGAAGATTTGGGACGTAGAATCCACATCGCTTTTGATGGCGTTTTTCGCAATGCAACGGTTTGGTTCAACGGACATTATTTAGGAATACATCCATCGGGATATTTGGGTTTCGAATACGATGTTACCGATTATATCAACTATGGTGGCGAAAACACAATCGCCGTTCGAGTGGATGCGATGATGGAAGAAGGCTGGTTTTACGAAGGTGCCGGAATCTATAGACACGTTTGGCTCAACAAAACCAATTCCTTGCACGTTCCCGCTGACGGAACTTTTGTAAGCACAACTAAACTCAACAACAATACTTCTGAACTGGCTTCAAAAGTTTCGGTAATCAACGAAGGAGCAAAGACTCAAAGCTTTAAAATAGTTCAAACGGTTTATGATAATTCAGGAAAATCAATCGCCACGGCTACAATTGATAATCTGAATTTGCGACCAATGGAAACCAAAGAATTTGAAACCGAATTATCCGTTGCGAATCCCAATTTATGGTCAGTTGACAATCCTTATTTGCATAAAATGGTTACGAATATTTATGTAGGAACTGAATTGATGGATACCCAAACCACCAATTTCGGAATCCGAACGGTACGTTTTGATGCCAATAAAGGATTTTTATTGAACGGAAAACACCTTAAAATAAAAGGAACCAATAACCACCAGGACCACGCAGGAGTGGGAGCGGCAATGCCCGATGGTTTGCAGGATTTTAGAATTGCAACCTTAAAATCATTTGGTTCCAATGCCTATCGCTGTTCACACAATCCGCCAACACCGGAATTATTAGATGCTTGTGACCGATTGGGAATAGTAGTCATAGACGAAACCCGATTGATGGGAATTACAAGCACCCAATTAAGCGAATTAAAACGGATGATGCTTCGAGACAGAAACCATCCAAGCATAATTAGTTGGTCTATCGCCAATGAAGAATGGGGAATTGAAGGCGACATCAAAGGCGCTCGAATGACCAGAACCATACAAGATTATGCCAAAACCATCGACACCACAAGAGGAATTACGGCAGGAATCAGCGGCAATTGGGATAATGGTATTGCCACTGCGGTCGATGTTGTGGGCTACAATTACATCAAACACGGCGGAAAAGAAACCACCGACAAACACCACCGTGAATTTCCAAATCTAGCCAGTTGGGGAACCGAGGAAGGTTCCACCTTTGCCACAAGAGGAATCTATTTTGAAGACAACGAAAAGCAATTCAAACCGGCTTACGATTTGCCTCAATCGCCCAATGCGCACAGCATCGAACAAGGTTGGAAACATTACGATTCTCGCGATTATCTCGCCGGAATGTACATTTGGACAGGATTCGATTATCGTGGAGAACCCTCACCTTACGTTTGGCCGGCGACAGGCTCTTATTTTGGAATGCTGGATCAATGCGGTTTTTACAAAGACGATGCTTGGTACCTGAAATCGTGGTGGGGAAGCGAACCCGTTTTGCATCTTTTGCCCCATTGGAATTGGAAAGGAAAAGAAGGTAAACCCATCGATGTTTGGGCGTACAGCAATTGCGATGAAGTGGAATTGTTTCTAAACAAAAAAAGTTTAGGCAAGAAAGCGATGGAAAAAAATGGTCATTTGGAATGGAAAGTAAATTATCAACCCGGAACATTGGAAGCAATTGGATATAAAAATGGCAAGAAATTTTTAACTGAAACCGTAAAAACCACTTCCGATGCCGTGGCTCTTGGCTTGCAATCGAACGTGAAAACAATCCAAGCCAATGCTACCGATATTGCAATGATTACAGTTGATACCAAAGATAAATCTGGCTTGTTTGTACCAACTTCCGAAAATGAAGTTGTCTTTACTATTTCTGGTTCAGGGAAAATAATTGGCGTTGGAAACGGAAAACCAACTTCGGTTGAACCGGACCAATTTTTGGAACAAAATACCGTTATCAACATTTCGAATCTAAAAGAAAAAATTGTCAATTCCATTTCAGAAACGGCTGAAACAGCAGATAATTTGGATATTTCCAATTGGGATAACGCTTTCAAAGACCCTCGCGACACCATTTTTGGAAAGAAAGCCAAAACCGTGGTCTATCGCACCACTTTTGATTTGCCCGAAAATTTCAAAGACACCCAAATTAACTTTTTTTACAATAGTATCGGGCAATCGCAGTCTATTTACATCAACGGAAAGCAAATTGCAAATGCCATTCCAGAAAACAAAAAAGGAGACACTTTTGTATTAGATAAAACCAATCTCCGTGCTGGGAAAAACACGATAGTGATAGTAGCCGAGCCTTTAATTTACAAGTACAAATGGGGAACCGTCAATATCAATCCGGGAACGATTCAGGTGATTACGCCAGCGCCAACTTGGAAACGCACGCTTTTTAGCGGTTTGGCACAAGTCATTCTGCAATCGACAGGTGAAGCGGGCGAAATTACCTTGACTGCCAGCAGCAACGGACTCAAAAAAGCCGAAATAAAAATAAATGCAGTGAAATAA
- a CDS encoding T9SS type A sorting domain-containing protein, whose amino-acid sequence MKKILFLSLFWIGLYNATAQNYYMASPEGFGAAATGGGTPTVLNTVTVSTYTALKNALNSTATANAVILVSGTIDCVYTSVLLTNKTIIGLPGAKLRNTQITITGTQPIPSDIATSAANSGILSIKPGSSNVIIRNLIFEGPGAFDCDGRDNLTNEGTNIWVDHCEFQDGIDGNFDNKGEADNVTISWCKFTYFKDPTPRNELKFTNDHRFSDLVGSGPEAENAPTDGHFSITFKNCYWAEGCVERMPRARNSELHILNCYYNTGVGKLAIGVGGGTNGSTCYVENSDFVKVGSTGTTNIFKNYTDDGGTVGLTFNGSVRGTSATPIGSYTGTAVAVKPTYSYTVLPVANVAAYVSNASCGAGATLQVSPTGAISTSCANLGVKDQTLNMGNLYPTTVDAVLNIDLSDSISGNATINIFSATGQKVFSYSKNNVSPSEKLSVNVADLSKGIYLCNLKVGEVSNTWKFIKK is encoded by the coding sequence ATGAAAAAAATATTATTTTTAAGCCTCTTTTGGATTGGGCTTTACAATGCCACTGCTCAAAATTATTACATGGCGAGTCCGGAAGGTTTTGGCGCAGCAGCCACTGGAGGTGGAACTCCAACGGTTTTGAATACAGTAACGGTTTCAACCTACACTGCCTTAAAAAACGCCCTTAACTCAACAGCTACTGCAAATGCAGTAATTTTGGTTTCAGGTACGATTGACTGTGTTTATACGAGTGTGTTACTTACCAATAAAACTATTATAGGCTTGCCGGGTGCGAAACTTAGAAACACACAAATTACAATAACTGGAACTCAACCAATACCAAGTGATATCGCTACATCAGCTGCTAATTCTGGAATTTTATCTATTAAACCAGGCTCATCAAATGTAATTATAAGAAACCTTATTTTTGAAGGCCCAGGTGCTTTTGATTGTGATGGCAGGGATAATCTTACGAATGAAGGCACCAATATTTGGGTAGATCACTGTGAATTTCAGGATGGAATTGATGGAAATTTTGACAACAAAGGAGAAGCAGATAATGTAACTATTTCCTGGTGTAAATTTACTTATTTTAAAGATCCAACACCCAGAAATGAATTAAAATTTACAAACGATCATCGTTTTTCTGATTTGGTAGGTTCTGGACCAGAAGCAGAGAATGCTCCAACAGATGGGCATTTCAGCATTACTTTTAAAAATTGCTATTGGGCTGAGGGTTGTGTAGAGAGAATGCCAAGAGCAAGAAATTCAGAATTACATATTTTAAATTGTTATTATAATACAGGTGTAGGAAAGTTAGCCATAGGTGTTGGCGGTGGAACTAACGGTAGCACTTGTTATGTGGAAAATTCTGATTTTGTTAAAGTTGGAAGTACGGGGACTACTAATATTTTTAAAAACTATACGGATGATGGCGGAACGGTTGGGCTAACATTCAATGGATCTGTGAGAGGTACTTCAGCTACACCTATTGGATCTTATACAGGTACTGCAGTTGCTGTAAAACCTACTTACTCTTATACCGTGCTTCCTGTAGCCAATGTAGCGGCTTATGTTTCCAATGCAAGCTGCGGAGCAGGAGCTACTTTGCAAGTTTCGCCAACGGGAGCAATTTCTACTAGTTGCGCTAATTTAGGCGTAAAAGATCAGACATTAAATATGGGCAATCTTTATCCAACAACTGTTGATGCTGTTTTAAATATTGATTTATCGGATAGTATTTCTGGAAATGCCACCATAAACATCTTTTCGGCTACAGGTCAAAAAGTTTTTTCGTATTCCAAAAATAATGTTTCCCCTTCTGAAAAATTGTCGGTTAATGTAGCGGACTTGTCTAAAGGAATCTACTTGTGTAATCTTAAAGTTGGTGAAGTTTCCAATACTTGGAAGTTTATCAAGAAATAG
- a CDS encoding NPCBM/NEW2 domain-containing protein, with the protein MIQSKFYKIAFAVLCCSISIYSVQSQTKRDFHDWAATPPMGWNSWDCFGPTVTEAEVKANADYMAKYLKPYGWNYIIVDIRWYVGNDKAHGYNEKDPDYVLDQYGRFMPAANRFPSAAGGKGFKPLADYLHNKGLKFGIHIMRGIPVIAVKQNLPIKGTNFTAKDIYSDKDQCTWLRDMYTVVPTKPGAQEYYNSLFELYASWGLDFVKIDDLSSPIYFEGEIDMIRKAIDRTGRKIVLSTSPGETPIAHADHVQKNANMWRTVGDFWDSWQQLKEHFEVFERWNKWRAYGAYPDGDMLPLGRIGIRAERGDPRMTAFTKDEQYTLMTLWSIFKSPLMFGGNLPDNDPFTLSLLTNKNVLKVLNESTNNKPLFTDKDKAAWMADEPKTGAKYLAVFNTTDQKMVTEEKAVWNSGIISRATPGQSAKVDIAISGAKKLYLIVNDAGDNTDWDHANWIEPTLYNGNDSIKLTSLKWRKATSGWQKPKLNQSVSGNSLITKKVKYENGIGTHSNSIIEFDLPEGYTRFKTIVGLDEACISQNVGATVKFLVFTENPSGPPPPPSAKISVNLKNFGLLDNYLITDLWSGKVVGQFSGEFAPEINSHGAGLYKLVKVSK; encoded by the coding sequence ATGATTCAATCTAAATTTTACAAAATCGCATTCGCCGTTTTATGCTGTTCTATATCCATTTATTCTGTTCAATCCCAGACCAAAAGAGACTTTCATGATTGGGCAGCAACTCCGCCAATGGGCTGGAATAGCTGGGATTGCTTTGGTCCCACGGTTACCGAGGCAGAAGTAAAAGCCAATGCCGATTATATGGCTAAATACCTAAAACCCTACGGATGGAATTATATTATAGTCGATATCAGATGGTATGTGGGCAATGACAAAGCACACGGATACAACGAAAAAGATCCCGATTATGTCTTGGACCAATACGGCAGATTTATGCCGGCAGCAAACCGTTTTCCTTCGGCGGCGGGAGGAAAAGGTTTCAAACCCTTGGCCGATTACCTTCATAATAAAGGCTTGAAGTTTGGAATCCATATTATGCGAGGCATTCCCGTAATCGCCGTAAAACAAAACTTGCCCATAAAAGGAACGAATTTCACGGCCAAGGATATTTATTCCGATAAAGACCAGTGCACTTGGTTGCGCGATATGTACACGGTAGTTCCCACCAAGCCGGGTGCGCAAGAATATTACAATTCACTTTTTGAATTGTATGCTTCTTGGGGATTGGACTTTGTCAAGATTGACGACCTTTCTTCGCCTATTTATTTTGAAGGAGAAATCGATATGATCCGCAAAGCCATTGACCGCACGGGGCGTAAAATCGTTTTGAGTACTTCTCCCGGCGAAACTCCAATTGCACACGCCGATCACGTGCAGAAAAATGCGAATATGTGGCGTACCGTTGGTGATTTTTGGGACAGTTGGCAACAATTGAAAGAGCATTTCGAAGTCTTCGAACGTTGGAACAAATGGCGAGCTTACGGTGCTTATCCCGATGGCGATATGTTGCCGCTGGGGCGAATTGGCATCCGGGCAGAAAGAGGCGATCCTCGAATGACGGCCTTTACCAAGGATGAACAATATACCTTGATGACTTTATGGAGCATTTTCAAATCGCCATTGATGTTTGGCGGAAACCTTCCGGACAATGATCCTTTTACGCTTTCGTTGCTGACCAATAAAAACGTGTTGAAAGTGTTGAACGAAAGCACGAACAACAAACCGCTTTTCACCGACAAAGACAAAGCCGCTTGGATGGCTGACGAACCAAAAACAGGAGCCAAATACTTGGCGGTTTTCAATACAACCGACCAAAAAATGGTAACCGAAGAAAAAGCGGTTTGGAACAGCGGAATAATTTCAAGAGCAACTCCAGGTCAAAGTGCCAAGGTTGACATTGCTATTTCGGGTGCCAAAAAACTCTATTTAATAGTAAATGATGCAGGCGATAATACGGATTGGGATCACGCCAACTGGATTGAACCCACTTTATACAACGGAAACGACTCTATCAAACTCACCAGTTTGAAGTGGAGAAAAGCAACATCAGGCTGGCAAAAACCAAAGCTGAACCAAAGCGTTTCCGGCAATAGCTTGATCACGAAAAAAGTTAAATATGAAAATGGTATCGGCACGCATTCCAATTCCATTATAGAATTTGATTTGCCGGAAGGCTACACTCGTTTTAAAACCATTGTTGGTTTAGACGAAGCTTGTATTTCTCAAAATGTGGGTGCCACTGTGAAATTTTTAGTCTTTACTGAAAATCCTTCGGGACCACCGCCACCGCCAAGCGCAAAAATATCCGTAAACCTGAAAAACTTTGGACTTTTGGACAACTATTTGATTACTGATTTATGGTCAGGAAAAGTAGTTGGACAATTTTCGGGCGAGTTTGCTCCCGAAATCAATTCGCACGGAGCGGGTTTATATAAATTGGTAAAAGTGTCGAAATAG